From Paracoccus aminovorans, one genomic window encodes:
- a CDS encoding ABC transporter substrate-binding protein, producing the protein MKLLRSSALALLLAGTAAHAADPELTVFDWAGFEEPVIFQGYIDKYGTSPTFALYGDDDEAYQKLASGFKADVAHPCSQMVSKYRDAGLIEPWDVSRIPAFKTLYPKFLDSPIFKDDQGVWYIPTDWGATAIAYNKDTVPAEDVASLNVFTDPKYQGRTSLPDSADDVWALAYLATGTTDWTKVTDEQFKAAADWLRAAHQNVAAYWADPAEQAQLMASGAVDVAWSWNDGVVLLEKDGFPVGFQRAPKEGSSTFFCGFINLKNGPGKEDKAYDFINAWLAPGSAKGLLDTIGYGHTSTVAMKTIENEPAVKEGLSPINAPILAQTPNDPAQREKQLAEFEKIKAGF; encoded by the coding sequence ATGAAACTCCTGCGCTCCTCTGCCCTTGCGCTGCTCCTCGCCGGCACCGCCGCCCATGCTGCCGACCCCGAACTCACGGTCTTCGACTGGGCCGGTTTCGAGGAGCCGGTGATCTTCCAGGGCTATATCGACAAATACGGCACCAGCCCCACCTTCGCCTTGTACGGCGACGACGACGAGGCCTATCAGAAGCTCGCCTCGGGCTTCAAAGCCGACGTCGCGCATCCCTGCTCGCAGATGGTGTCGAAATACCGCGACGCCGGGCTGATCGAACCCTGGGACGTGTCGCGGATCCCGGCCTTCAAGACGCTCTATCCCAAGTTCCTGGATTCGCCGATCTTCAAGGACGACCAGGGGGTCTGGTATATCCCCACCGACTGGGGCGCGACGGCGATCGCCTATAACAAGGACACCGTCCCGGCCGAGGACGTGGCCAGCCTGAACGTCTTCACCGACCCGAAATACCAGGGCCGCACCAGCCTGCCCGATTCGGCCGACGACGTCTGGGCGCTGGCCTATCTGGCGACCGGCACCACCGACTGGACCAAGGTCACGGACGAACAGTTCAAGGCCGCCGCCGACTGGCTGCGCGCGGCGCATCAGAACGTCGCCGCCTATTGGGCCGACCCGGCCGAGCAGGCGCAGCTGATGGCCTCGGGCGCGGTGGACGTGGCATGGTCCTGGAACGACGGCGTGGTGCTGCTGGAAAAGGACGGCTTCCCGGTCGGCTTCCAGCGCGCCCCCAAGGAAGGCAGCTCGACCTTCTTCTGCGGCTTCATCAATCTCAAGAACGGGCCGGGCAAGGAGGACAAGGCCTATGACTTCATCAACGCCTGGCTCGCCCCCGGCTCGGCCAAGGGGCTTCTGGACACGATCGGCTACGGCCATACCTCGACCGTGGCCATGAAGACGATCGAAAACGAGCCGGCGGTGAAGGAAGGCCTGTCGCCGATCAACGCCCCGATCCTGGCCCAGACGCCGAACGATCCGGCGCAGCGCGAAAAGCAGCTGGCCGAGTTCGAGAAGATCAAGGCCGGTTTCTGA
- the ppk2 gene encoding polyphosphate kinase 2, which yields MAKKSEAKTLSETHPDLPYVGAISRFLDKDAPEDLRKAVKAADKDRILDPSYPYAEEMKGKEYDDAMAGLQLQLVRLMRDVIHTGKRIVVLFEGRDAAGKGGTIERVRENLNPRSAYIAALPKPSEREAAEWYFQRYVDWLPARGEIALFDRSWYNRGVVEKVFGFCTDAQRETFFRQLPHFENMLVDDGITLVKLWLGVGRAEQLRRFLDREKDPLKQWKLSSIDVDGLARWDDYTAAIHDTLARSHSGIAPWTVIRSDDKRRARIAAIQTILRAVDFAGRDDAAIGLPDAQIAGPPDLPG from the coding sequence ATGGCGAAGAAATCCGAAGCGAAGACCCTGTCCGAGACCCACCCCGACCTGCCTTATGTCGGGGCGATCAGCCGCTTCCTGGACAAGGACGCGCCCGAGGACCTGCGCAAGGCGGTCAAGGCGGCGGACAAGGACCGCATCCTCGACCCCTCCTATCCCTATGCCGAAGAGATGAAGGGCAAGGAATACGACGACGCCATGGCGGGGCTGCAGCTGCAGCTGGTGCGGCTGATGCGCGACGTGATCCACACCGGCAAGCGCATCGTGGTGCTGTTCGAGGGTCGCGACGCCGCCGGCAAGGGCGGCACCATCGAGCGGGTGCGCGAGAACCTGAACCCGCGTTCCGCCTATATCGCGGCGCTCCCGAAACCCAGCGAGCGCGAGGCGGCCGAGTGGTATTTCCAGCGCTACGTGGACTGGCTGCCCGCCCGGGGCGAGATCGCGCTCTTCGACCGCAGCTGGTACAACCGCGGCGTGGTGGAAAAGGTCTTCGGCTTCTGCACCGATGCGCAGCGCGAGACCTTCTTCCGCCAGCTGCCGCATTTCGAGAACATGCTGGTCGACGACGGCATCACCCTGGTCAAGCTGTGGCTCGGCGTCGGCCGGGCCGAACAGCTGCGGCGCTTTCTCGACCGCGAGAAGGACCCGCTGAAGCAGTGGAAACTCAGTTCCATCGACGTGGACGGGCTGGCGCGCTGGGACGACTACACGGCGGCGATCCACGACACGCTGGCGCGCAGCCATTCCGGCATCGCGCCCTGGACGGTGATCCGCTCGGACGACAAGCGGCGGGCGCGGATCGCCGCGATCCAGACCATCCTGCGCGCGGTGGATTTCGCCGGCCGCGACGATGCGGCGATCGGCCTGCCCGATGCGCAGATCGCCGGCCCGCCGGACCTGCCGGGATAA
- a CDS encoding homoserine O-succinyltransferase, with amino-acid sequence MPITLPNDLPAFDILSNEGVMVMSPGRAAMQDIRPLRIGLLNLMPKKIQTENQFARLIGATPLQIDFQLIRMSDHESRNTAADHMAAFYRSFREVEATGEKFDGLIITGAPIEHLPFEAVTYWDELTRVFEWTRTHVHSTFGVCWGGMAMAWHFHGLEKHALERKAFGCFRHQNLAPSSPYLRGFSDDVLVPVSRWTEVRQPEVDACKGLRTLIASDQVGPCLLEDPGRRALYVFNHFEYDSTTLKDEYDRDVAAGKPINVPVNYYPDDDPSQAPTNRWRSHAHLLYGNWINEIYQTTWYDISRIGEG; translated from the coding sequence ATGCCCATCACCCTGCCCAACGACCTGCCCGCCTTCGACATCCTGTCGAACGAAGGCGTCATGGTCATGTCGCCGGGCCGGGCCGCGATGCAGGACATCCGGCCGCTGCGCATCGGCCTGCTGAACCTGATGCCCAAGAAGATCCAGACCGAGAACCAGTTCGCCCGGCTGATCGGCGCGACGCCCCTGCAGATCGACTTCCAGCTGATCCGCATGTCGGACCACGAAAGCCGCAACACCGCCGCCGACCACATGGCCGCCTTCTATCGCAGCTTCCGCGAGGTCGAGGCCACGGGCGAGAAGTTCGACGGGCTCATCATCACCGGCGCCCCCATCGAGCACCTGCCCTTCGAGGCCGTGACCTATTGGGACGAGCTGACGCGCGTGTTCGAGTGGACCCGGACCCACGTCCATTCCACCTTCGGCGTCTGCTGGGGCGGCATGGCCATGGCCTGGCATTTCCACGGGCTGGAAAAGCACGCGCTGGAGCGCAAGGCCTTCGGCTGCTTCCGCCACCAGAACCTGGCGCCCTCCAGCCCCTATCTGCGCGGCTTTTCCGACGACGTGCTGGTGCCGGTCAGCCGCTGGACCGAGGTGCGCCAGCCCGAGGTCGACGCCTGCAAGGGCCTGCGCACGCTGATCGCCTCGGACCAGGTCGGGCCCTGCCTGCTCGAAGATCCAGGGCGGCGGGCGCTTTATGTCTTCAACCATTTCGAATACGACAGCACCACGCTGAAGGACGAATACGACCGCGACGTGGCGGCCGGAAAGCCGATCAACGTGCCGGTGAACTATTATCCCGACGACGACCCGTCCCAGGCACCGACGAACCGCTGGCGCAGCCACGCGCATCTGCTCTACGGCAACTGGATCAACGAGATCTACCAGACCACCTGGTACGACATCTCCCGCATCGGCGAGGGTTGA
- a CDS encoding ATPase — translation MLYETAAAWLAAPRKRVLFFGMSGLGKTYLASMLRGSGEWFHYSVDYRIGTRYMGELIADNFKREAMKVPFLRELLLSDSVYIASNITFENLAPLSTYLGKPGSETRGGLCFEEYMRRQGQHRAAEIAALLDTAHFIRRAQELYGVGNFVCDSGGSVCEVVDPFAATDPVLDALERDLLLVWIKGSDAHTEELVRRFDRAPKPMYYQPDFLDRAWTDYRVEKGLTGDEVNPDDFIRWTYARALAHRQPRYAAMARRGVTILAEDVAGVKTPDDLIRLLARAIERKEA, via the coding sequence ATGCTTTACGAGACCGCAGCCGCATGGCTGGCCGCACCCAGGAAGCGCGTGCTGTTCTTCGGCATGTCCGGCCTGGGCAAGACCTATCTGGCCTCGATGCTGCGCGGCTCGGGGGAATGGTTCCATTACTCGGTCGATTACCGCATCGGCACCCGCTACATGGGCGAACTGATCGCCGACAACTTCAAGCGCGAGGCGATGAAGGTGCCGTTCCTGCGCGAGCTGCTGCTGTCGGATTCGGTCTATATCGCCAGCAACATCACCTTCGAGAACCTGGCGCCGCTGTCCACCTATCTGGGCAAGCCCGGCAGCGAGACCCGGGGCGGGCTCTGCTTCGAGGAATACATGCGCCGCCAGGGCCAGCACCGCGCGGCCGAGATCGCGGCGCTGCTGGACACCGCCCATTTCATCCGCCGCGCGCAAGAGCTTTACGGAGTGGGCAATTTCGTCTGCGATTCCGGCGGCTCGGTCTGCGAGGTGGTGGACCCCTTCGCCGCGACCGACCCGGTGCTGGACGCGCTGGAACGCGACCTGCTGCTGGTCTGGATCAAGGGCTCGGACGCGCATACCGAGGAACTGGTCCGCCGCTTCGACCGCGCGCCGAAGCCGATGTATTACCAGCCCGATTTCCTGGATCGCGCCTGGACCGACTATCGCGTCGAAAAAGGCCTGACCGGGGACGAGGTCAATCCCGACGATTTCATCCGCTGGACCTATGCCCGCGCGCTGGCCCATCGCCAGCCGCGCTATGCGGCCATGGCCCGGCGCGGCGTGACCATCCTGGCCGAGGACGTGGCCGGGGTGAAGACCCCCGACGACCTGATCCGGCTGCTCGCCAGGGCCATCGAACGAAAGGAAGCATGA
- a CDS encoding hypervirulence associated TUDOR domain-containing protein, with translation MTPRFRIGDHVSWNSEAGRVSGTVIKVHTSDFDYKGHTHRASPEDPQYEIKSDKTDHIAAHKGSALTLE, from the coding sequence ATGACGCCGCGATTCAGGATCGGCGACCACGTCAGCTGGAACTCCGAGGCGGGGCGGGTCTCGGGCACCGTCATCAAGGTGCATACCAGCGATTTCGACTACAAGGGCCATACGCATCGCGCCTCGCCCGAGGACCCGCAATACGAGATCAAGAGCGACAAAACCGACCATATCGCCGCCCACAAGGGCAGCGCGCTGACGCTGGAATGA
- a CDS encoding DUF488 domain-containing protein, protein MTTLPFYTIGHSDRTIDAFIALLRENRVGHVADVRKLPMSRANPQFDGARLAGAMAEAGLSYGHIAALGGLRGRSKAVPPDVDGLWQNRSFHNYADYAQSEAFRAGLGRLLAEGRMRACAIMCAEAVWWRCHRRIVADHLIVRGFAVFHIMGPGRVEPARLTPGAQPQPDGGVTYPAPAAGGDG, encoded by the coding sequence ATGACAACCCTGCCGTTCTATACCATCGGTCATTCCGACCGCACGATCGATGCGTTCATCGCCCTTTTGCGCGAGAATCGCGTCGGCCATGTCGCCGATGTCCGCAAGCTGCCGATGTCGCGGGCCAATCCGCAATTCGACGGCGCGCGGCTGGCGGGGGCGATGGCCGAGGCCGGCCTCTCTTACGGCCATATCGCGGCGCTGGGCGGCTTGCGCGGCCGGTCGAAGGCGGTGCCGCCGGACGTGGACGGGCTTTGGCAGAACCGCAGCTTTCACAATTACGCCGATTACGCGCAGTCCGAGGCGTTCCGCGCCGGGCTCGGCCGGCTTTTGGCCGAGGGGCGGATGCGGGCCTGCGCGATCATGTGCGCCGAGGCGGTCTGGTGGCGCTGCCATCGCCGCATCGTCGCCGATCACCTGATCGTGCGCGGATTCGCTGTGTTCCACATCATGGGCCCGGGCCGGGTCGAGCCCGCGCGCCTGACCCCCGGCGCCCAGCCGCAGCCGGACGGCGGCGTGACCTATCCGGCGCCGGCAGCAGGGGGCGATGGGTAA
- a CDS encoding DoxX family protein — protein METGLFIARLFLGVPFIAWGILKLRGGEAKIAPMIAAMGIPDAKALAWLVGLCELLGGLAVVLGYPVRTAALLLGLWCLVTGYLEHRGNATELLKNVTMAGGYFALAAAGGGALALFGGAPAGVLGWLP, from the coding sequence ATGGAAACCGGACTTTTCATCGCGCGGCTGTTTCTGGGTGTGCCCTTCATCGCCTGGGGCATTCTCAAGTTGCGGGGCGGCGAGGCGAAGATCGCGCCGATGATCGCCGCCATGGGTATACCCGACGCCAAGGCGCTGGCCTGGCTGGTCGGGCTTTGCGAGCTTCTGGGCGGGCTGGCGGTCGTGCTGGGCTATCCCGTCCGCACGGCGGCGCTGCTTCTGGGCCTGTGGTGCCTGGTGACCGGCTATCTGGAACATCGCGGCAATGCGACCGAGCTGCTCAAGAACGTGACGATGGCCGGCGGCTATTTCGCGCTGGCGGCGGCGGGCGGCGGGGCGCTGGCGCTGTTCGGCGGCGCGCCGGCGGGCGTGCTGGGCTGGCTGCCCTGA